A genomic segment from Geitlerinema sp. PCC 7407 encodes:
- a CDS encoding DUF5331 domain-containing protein has translation MNIEKLRQSLKAEWLGYYKRNREWLARLGVWVDCDGQRRPSSSFILATLSILEPRLTKLLPLVVELNNHPDRIVAALGLNFNPETELEAWEAARSGKAEAHKMLPGGTPRSHFSASAPPQQLAKLADEACRGSRDDWEAPVAPPTSVSHGSLRQPPPPDQPPTAAH, from the coding sequence GTGAACATCGAAAAGCTGCGTCAATCGCTGAAGGCCGAATGGCTGGGCTACTACAAACGCAATCGTGAGTGGCTAGCCCGCCTGGGAGTTTGGGTCGATTGCGATGGGCAACGTCGCCCGTCTTCGAGCTTTATCTTGGCAACGCTCTCGATTTTGGAGCCCCGCCTGACCAAGCTGTTGCCGCTGGTGGTGGAACTCAACAACCACCCCGATCGCATCGTGGCAGCGCTGGGTCTCAACTTCAACCCGGAGACAGAGCTGGAAGCCTGGGAGGCAGCCCGCTCTGGGAAAGCCGAAGCGCACAAGATGTTGCCGGGGGGAACGCCGAGGAGTCATTTCTCCGCCAGTGCTCCCCCTCAACAGCTCGCCAAGTTAGCCGATGAGGCTTGTCGAGGCAGTCGAGACGATTGGGAAGCGCCCGTAGCTCCGCCTACCAGCGTTTCTCATGGGTCTCTACGACAGCCCCCGCCCCCCGATCAACCACCGACCGCTGCTCATTGA
- a CDS encoding DUF5331 domain-containing protein, translated as MAFFETFTASLRQKWLDYFHANQAWLRLQMDGTSVRTPDGGRRPSSLLILGVVNALEPKLSNLMLPFYKLNSDEDALVEVLGLNFDPDMELAKDVGSRPAAAGSNLESSRLLPDTSEDL; from the coding sequence ATGGCCTTTTTCGAGACCTTTACCGCGTCGCTCCGCCAAAAATGGTTGGACTATTTCCACGCCAATCAGGCTTGGCTGCGACTGCAAATGGATGGCACCTCGGTCCGGACGCCTGACGGGGGCCGCCGCCCTTCTTCTCTGCTCATTTTGGGCGTTGTCAATGCCCTCGAACCCAAACTCAGCAATCTAATGCTGCCCTTCTACAAGCTCAATTCGGATGAAGATGCCCTAGTTGAGGTCCTGGGCCTGAACTTCGATCCGGATATGGAGCTGGCCAAGGATGTCGGATCTCGGCCCGCTGCGGCAGGCTCGAATCTGGAGTCTTCGCGGCTCCTGCCAGACACCTCGGAGGACCTGTAG
- the rsfS gene encoding ribosome silencing factor translates to MMNFDTSDNRPTTSFEPLPTEAPVPSSDSQEAHELVKTIVEAAEDRKGAEITVLRVSEVSYLADYFVIVTGFSTTQVRAIARSIEAKVEEAWQRQPRKNEGINEGKWVLQDYGDVIVHVFMPQEREFYSLEAFWGHADRLTLPNLELAQEA, encoded by the coding sequence ATGATGAACTTCGACACCTCAGACAACCGTCCTACCACCTCCTTTGAACCCCTTCCGACCGAAGCGCCAGTGCCCTCTTCCGATAGCCAGGAAGCCCATGAGCTGGTGAAGACCATTGTGGAAGCTGCCGAAGACCGCAAGGGGGCTGAGATCACCGTGTTGCGCGTGTCAGAAGTGTCCTACTTGGCGGACTATTTTGTGATTGTGACGGGTTTCTCGACCACCCAGGTCCGAGCGATCGCCCGCTCCATCGAAGCCAAAGTCGAAGAGGCTTGGCAGCGGCAGCCTCGCAAAAACGAGGGCATCAACGAAGGAAAATGGGTCCTCCAGGACTATGGCGACGTGATTGTCCACGTCTTCATGCCCCAAGAGCGGGAGTTCTACAGCCTGGAAGCCTTTTGGGGCCACGCCGATCGCCTCACCCTGCCGAATCTAGAACTGGCTCAAGAAGCCTAG
- a CDS encoding DUF3318 domain-containing protein: MTSYATSTARADMSELRRLRGLLPPELQSWVMVEGATAVNPPLITSEEIGKDEVEIQVDLVRWDQLALDQRNLLFWHEVARIQNDTIPRDGWEMAALAIGLGGAVGELWVQDALLLLLALGLSGVAGYRLYQKNNGEKRLREAIEADEKAIALATRFGYTLPNAYKSLGSALKTLIEQTPKKRQRSRYESRLQALKRSASKAKARAKASKEGQFDAQSESLYS; the protein is encoded by the coding sequence ATGACATCGTACGCGACTTCTACTGCTAGAGCTGACATGAGCGAACTTCGCCGTCTGCGAGGACTGCTACCCCCAGAGCTGCAAAGTTGGGTCATGGTAGAAGGCGCAACGGCAGTCAACCCGCCGCTGATTACGTCTGAGGAAATCGGCAAGGACGAGGTCGAAATTCAGGTGGATCTGGTGCGCTGGGATCAGCTAGCCCTCGACCAGCGAAACCTGCTGTTTTGGCACGAGGTGGCGCGGATTCAGAATGACACGATTCCGCGAGATGGCTGGGAGATGGCGGCTTTGGCGATCGGCCTTGGCGGGGCGGTCGGCGAGCTCTGGGTCCAGGACGCGCTGCTGCTGCTGCTGGCCCTGGGCCTGTCTGGGGTGGCGGGCTATCGGCTGTACCAAAAGAACAATGGTGAAAAGCGTCTGCGGGAGGCGATCGAAGCTGACGAGAAGGCGATCGCCCTGGCGACCCGCTTTGGCTACACCCTGCCCAACGCCTACAAGAGTCTGGGCAGCGCGCTGAAAACGCTGATCGAGCAGACGCCGAAAAAACGCCAGCGATCGCGCTATGAGTCTCGCTTGCAAGCCCTCAAGCGAAGCGCCTCCAAAGCCAAGGCTCGCGCCAAAGCCTCCAAGGAAGGGCAGTTTGATGCCCAATCAGAGAGTCTCTACAGCTAG
- a CDS encoding asparaginase → MNRGKRIQSAELEVRLLREGIVESRHHVQAVVADSRGRVLSVAGDPETETFIRSALKPFQALAVTQTGTLERFELTDKDLAIICSSHRGTMEQVRQVFNILWRADVDPSQLQCPIPPGKRSSLQYNCSGKHAGMLAACQQCNWETETYLRPGHPIQQLILEKVAELLRMPGAEFIGARDDCGAPTYVMQLSQIATLYALLASGESLGMERIIRAMTHHPVMVAGEGEFDTELMRLTQGELVSKAGAEGIQCIGRVGEGLGLAIKVMDGSKRAKYAVAIHLLRQMGWIMPSVADTLAETFMDLTSYKRLEVMGELTMI, encoded by the coding sequence ATGAATAGGGGAAAACGGATCCAATCGGCAGAGCTCGAAGTTCGGCTGCTGCGCGAAGGCATTGTTGAATCTCGCCACCACGTTCAAGCGGTGGTGGCCGATAGCCGCGGGCGGGTCTTGTCCGTGGCCGGCGACCCTGAAACCGAAACCTTTATCCGCTCAGCGCTCAAGCCGTTCCAGGCTCTGGCCGTGACTCAGACCGGCACGCTGGAGCGCTTTGAGCTGACAGACAAAGATCTCGCGATCATCTGTAGCTCCCACCGCGGCACCATGGAGCAGGTCCGCCAAGTCTTCAATATTCTCTGGCGCGCCGACGTGGACCCCAGCCAGCTCCAGTGCCCGATTCCGCCGGGCAAGCGCAGTTCCCTCCAGTACAACTGCTCTGGCAAACATGCAGGCATGCTGGCGGCCTGTCAGCAGTGCAACTGGGAAACCGAAACCTACCTGCGCCCCGGACACCCGATTCAGCAGCTGATCCTCGAAAAGGTCGCTGAGCTGCTGCGGATGCCGGGGGCTGAGTTTATCGGGGCGCGAGATGACTGCGGCGCGCCTACCTATGTGATGCAGCTCAGCCAGATTGCGACGCTGTACGCCCTGCTGGCGTCGGGCGAGAGCCTGGGCATGGAGCGCATCATCCGGGCGATGACCCACCACCCGGTGATGGTGGCGGGCGAGGGTGAGTTTGACACAGAGCTGATGCGCCTGACCCAAGGAGAGCTGGTCAGCAAGGCTGGCGCTGAGGGGATTCAGTGCATTGGTCGCGTCGGCGAGGGCCTGGGTCTAGCGATCAAGGTGATGGATGGCTCGAAGCGGGCGAAGTACGCCGTAGCGATCCACCTGCTGCGCCAGATGGGCTGGATCATGCCGTCGGTGGCGGACACCCTGGCCGAGACCTTTATGGATCTGACAAGCTACAAGCGCCTAGAAGTGATGGGCGAGCTGACGATGATCTAG
- a CDS encoding CGLD27 family protein: protein MSVMKSSPSVCPVPFEQQPINEYNTLKESWFFRWGTLASWRYLRVIGILWAVGWLVTGPIASYSFAPAKYPIQFGLSASAGALFMPALALIQLYLGWCYVRNRLQETIIPYEETGWYDGQSWQKPAEMEARDRLIVAHQVRPILKRLEWTFASMGLTLLLGALIWQFL from the coding sequence ATGTCGGTCATGAAGTCGTCCCCTTCGGTCTGTCCAGTTCCCTTCGAACAACAGCCCATCAACGAATACAACACCTTGAAAGAGTCGTGGTTTTTTCGTTGGGGGACTCTAGCGTCTTGGCGCTATCTGCGAGTCATCGGGATCCTCTGGGCAGTGGGCTGGCTCGTGACAGGACCGATCGCTTCCTATAGCTTTGCGCCAGCCAAGTATCCAATCCAGTTTGGCCTTAGCGCCTCGGCAGGAGCTTTGTTCATGCCAGCCCTGGCCCTAATCCAGCTTTATTTGGGCTGGTGCTACGTGCGCAATCGCCTCCAGGAAACGATCATTCCCTACGAGGAGACCGGCTGGTACGATGGCCAGTCTTGGCAGAAGCCGGCGGAGATGGAAGCGCGCGATCGCCTGATTGTGGCCCACCAAGTTCGCCCCATCCTCAAGCGTCTGGAATGGACGTTTGCCAGCATGGGCCTGACCCTGCTGCTCGGGGCCCTCATCTGGCAGTTTCTCTAG
- the yqeK gene encoding bis(5'-nucleosyl)-tetraphosphatase (symmetrical) YqeK, whose protein sequence is MAPPAPRAGAQRQKVLQWLDDHVPAARLEHILRVEEMAIALAQHHNLDAEKAGQAGLMHDLAKYFKPQRLLDMARQEGLSIDPVDEANPHLLHADVGAIVARDEFGIEDEDVLQAIRNHTLGYPGMGALSCVVFLADSLEPGRGDTPELHALRQASRDNLHQAVWQTCNYTLQYLLHNRQLIHPRAITTRNWFLQQARRPQPVPPASPAP, encoded by the coding sequence ATCGCGCCTCCTGCCCCTCGTGCAGGCGCCCAGCGGCAAAAGGTTCTCCAGTGGCTGGATGACCACGTCCCTGCGGCCCGCCTAGAGCATATTTTGCGTGTCGAAGAAATGGCGATCGCCCTTGCTCAGCACCACAACCTCGACGCCGAAAAAGCTGGTCAAGCCGGTCTCATGCACGACCTGGCCAAATACTTTAAGCCCCAGCGTCTTCTCGATATGGCCCGCCAAGAGGGGCTGTCCATTGACCCGGTAGATGAAGCCAACCCGCACCTGCTGCATGCCGACGTTGGCGCCATCGTCGCCCGCGATGAGTTTGGGATCGAGGACGAAGACGTCTTGCAGGCGATCCGCAACCACACCTTGGGGTATCCCGGGATGGGAGCCCTGAGCTGCGTCGTCTTTTTGGCGGACAGCCTAGAGCCCGGACGGGGCGATACCCCTGAGCTGCACGCCCTCCGGCAGGCCAGCCGCGACAACCTGCATCAGGCGGTTTGGCAGACCTGCAACTACACCCTGCAATATCTGCTGCACAATCGCCAGTTGATCCATCCGCGGGCCATCACCACGCGCAACTGGTTTTTGCAGCAGGCGCGCCGCCCGCAGCCCGTGCCGCCTGCTTCTCCTGCGCCCTAG
- a CDS encoding ferredoxin:protochlorophyllide reductase (ATP-dependent) subunit N gives MTLANPQPQALNFDCETGNYHTFCPISCVAWLYQKIEDSFFLVIGTKTCGYFLQNAMGVMIFAEPRYAMAELEEGDISAQLNDYEELKRLCAQIKRDRNPSVIVWIGTCTTEIIKMDLEGLAPKLEAEIGIPIVVARANGLDYAFTQGEDTVLAAMAARCPDKITAPEEKEERNPISRLLNFGRKKEEAIAESGEAESVDHPPLVLFGSLPDPVVTQLTLELKKQGIQVSGWLPAKRYTELPLIEEGYYACGVNPFLSRTATTLMRRRKCKLIGAPFPIGPDGTRAWIEKICSVFGIEPQGLEEREAKIWESLEDYLQLLRGKSVFFMGDNLLEVSLARFLIRCGMTCHEIGIPYMDKRYQGAELALLEQTCHQMGVPLPRIVEKPDNYNQLQRIAELSPDLVITGMAHANPLEARGVTTKWSVEFTFAQIHGFANARDILELATRPLRRNNNLKELGWEKLVKDEAKV, from the coding sequence ATGACCCTTGCCAATCCTCAGCCTCAGGCTCTGAATTTTGACTGTGAAACAGGCAACTACCACACCTTTTGCCCCATTAGCTGTGTGGCTTGGCTGTACCAAAAGATCGAAGACAGCTTTTTTCTGGTGATCGGCACCAAGACCTGTGGCTATTTCTTGCAAAATGCCATGGGCGTGATGATTTTTGCTGAGCCTCGCTATGCCATGGCGGAGCTGGAGGAGGGGGACATCTCGGCCCAGCTCAACGACTATGAAGAACTCAAGCGTCTGTGCGCCCAAATTAAGCGCGATCGCAATCCGTCGGTGATCGTCTGGATCGGCACCTGCACCACCGAGATCATCAAGATGGATCTTGAAGGTCTTGCGCCCAAGCTAGAGGCCGAAATCGGCATTCCCATTGTGGTGGCCCGCGCCAATGGCCTGGACTACGCCTTTACCCAAGGGGAAGACACGGTCTTGGCGGCCATGGCGGCCCGCTGCCCCGACAAGATCACGGCTCCCGAAGAAAAAGAGGAGCGCAACCCGATTTCTCGCTTGCTCAACTTTGGTCGCAAGAAGGAAGAGGCGATCGCCGAAAGTGGCGAAGCCGAATCGGTGGACCACCCGCCCCTGGTCCTGTTTGGCTCACTCCCCGATCCCGTGGTCACCCAGCTCACCCTAGAGCTCAAAAAACAAGGCATTCAAGTCTCCGGCTGGCTGCCCGCCAAGCGCTACACCGAGCTGCCCCTGATCGAGGAAGGCTACTACGCCTGCGGCGTCAATCCCTTCCTTTCCCGGACGGCCACAACCCTGATGCGGCGACGCAAGTGCAAGCTGATCGGCGCACCCTTCCCCATCGGGCCGGACGGAACCCGCGCCTGGATCGAAAAAATCTGCTCTGTGTTTGGCATCGAGCCCCAGGGCCTCGAAGAGCGCGAAGCCAAGATTTGGGAGAGCCTAGAGGACTACCTTCAGCTCCTGCGCGGCAAGTCGGTCTTCTTTATGGGAGACAACTTGCTAGAAGTTTCGCTGGCTCGCTTTTTGATTCGCTGTGGCATGACCTGCCACGAAATTGGCATTCCCTACATGGACAAGCGCTACCAGGGAGCAGAGCTGGCTTTGCTAGAGCAGACCTGCCACCAAATGGGGGTGCCGCTGCCCAGGATCGTCGAAAAGCCGGATAACTACAATCAGCTCCAGCGCATCGCGGAACTGTCGCCGGATCTGGTGATCACGGGAATGGCCCACGCCAATCCGCTGGAGGCGCGCGGAGTTACGACCAAGTGGTCGGTGGAATTTACCTTTGCCCAGATTCACGGCTTCGCGAACGCGCGGGACATCCTGGAGCTGGCGACGCGCCCGCTGCGCCGCAACAACAATCTCAAGGAGCTGGGCTGGGAAAAATTGGTGAAGGACGAAGCCAAGGTCTAG
- the bchL gene encoding ferredoxin:protochlorophyllide reductase (ATP-dependent) iron-sulfur ATP-binding protein has product MKLAVYGKGGIGKSTTSCNISVALARRGKKVLQIGCDPKHDSTFTLTGYLIPTIIDTLQSKDYHYEDVWPEDVIYKGYGGVDCVEAGGPPAGAGCGGYVVGETVKLLKELNAFDEYDVILFDVLGDVVCGGFAAPLNYADYCVIVTDNGFDALFAANRIAASVREKARTHPLRLAGLIGNRTAKRDLIDKYIEAVPMPVMEVLPLIEDIRVSRVKGKTVFQMADEDPSMTYICDYYLSIADQLLSQPEGVVPNDAPDRDLFSLLSDFYLNPPTAPQRTEDESLDLMMV; this is encoded by the coding sequence GTGAAACTAGCAGTCTACGGAAAAGGCGGAATTGGTAAGTCAACCACCAGCTGCAACATCTCCGTGGCCCTCGCCCGCCGCGGCAAGAAAGTCTTGCAAATTGGCTGCGACCCCAAGCATGACAGCACCTTCACCCTCACGGGCTATCTCATTCCCACCATCATCGACACCCTCCAGTCCAAGGACTACCACTACGAAGACGTGTGGCCCGAGGACGTCATCTACAAAGGCTACGGCGGCGTAGACTGCGTCGAGGCGGGTGGTCCGCCGGCGGGAGCGGGTTGCGGTGGCTACGTCGTCGGCGAGACTGTCAAACTGCTCAAAGAGCTCAACGCCTTTGATGAGTACGACGTCATCCTCTTCGACGTGCTGGGAGACGTGGTCTGTGGCGGCTTCGCGGCGCCCCTCAACTACGCCGACTACTGCGTCATCGTCACCGACAACGGCTTCGATGCCCTCTTTGCCGCCAACCGCATCGCCGCCTCGGTGCGCGAAAAAGCCCGCACCCACCCCCTGCGGCTCGCGGGCCTGATCGGCAACCGCACCGCCAAGCGCGATCTGATCGACAAGTACATCGAAGCAGTGCCCATGCCCGTGATGGAAGTGCTGCCGCTGATCGAGGACATCCGGGTTTCGCGGGTCAAAGGCAAAACGGTTTTCCAGATGGCTGACGAAGATCCGTCCATGACCTACATCTGCGACTACTACCTGAGCATTGCCGACCAGCTCCTTTCTCAGCCGGAAGGCGTCGTGCCCAATGATGCGCCCGATCGCGACCTCTTCAGCTTGCTGTCGGACTTCTACCTCAATCCGCCGACCGCTCCCCAAAGAACAGAAGACGAGTCCCTCGACTTGATGATGGTGTAG